The following coding sequences are from one Diospyros lotus cultivar Yz01 chromosome 7, ASM1463336v1, whole genome shotgun sequence window:
- the LOC127805552 gene encoding uncharacterized protein LOC127805552, which translates to MVGFIQEIHSRDNHVVNMLDLYRRQNPPIFQGKLGTDPSEGEFWIEQTEKLLDHLHCREEEKVNCATFMLQDEADRWWKGVKRAMTPQARAPYITWERFKELFNEKYFPLNLRMKKEREFIELKQTGDMSVAQYEDAFSRLIRYMLIYEEDEKVKAQKFLGGLSLKLQRALSSKNTQSYSEVVLQAFTTEANLSQIDAIQGESQQKSSHKTDKKLELQSSTLSRAVLGEGGVTKDARSSTMGSRADLEQRIVTIVEKWVTSTKTAQREELPVTTASRQVIL; encoded by the exons ATGGTAGGATTCATACAAGAAATTCACTCCCGAGACAACCATGTGGTCAACATGCTCGATCTTTATCGTCGACAGAACCCTCCCATTTTTCAAGGGAAGCTTGGCACGGACCCCAGCGAAGGGGAATTTTGGATCGAGCAAACAGAGAAGCTATTGGACCACCTGCACtgcagagaagaagagaaggtcaATTGTGCCACCTTCATGCTGCAAGATGAAGCAGATAGGTGGTGGAAGGGAGTTAAAAGGGCAATGACCCCTCAGGCCAGGGCGCCCTACATCACTTGGGAGCGATTCAAGGAACTTTTCAATGAGAAGTACTTTCCCTTGAATTtaagaatgaagaaagagagagaattcataGAGCTAAAACAAACCGGGGACATGTCTGTTGCCCAGTACGAGGACGCTTTCAGCAGATTAATCAGGTACATGCTTATTTACGAAGAGGATGAAAAAGTCAAAGCGCAGAAGTTTTTGGGAGGACTGAGTCTGAAGCTTCAGAGGGCATTAAGTAGTAAAAATACTCAATCCTACTCAGAAGTGGTGCTGCAAGCTTTTACCACCGAGGCTAACCTAAGCCAAATCGACGCTATCCAAGGAGAAAGTCAACAAAAGAGCAGTCATAAAACAGACAAGAAATTGGAACTCCAAAG TAGCACCctttctcgggcagttctaggagaggggggtgTTACAAAAGATGCCAGAAGCAGCACCATGGGAAGCCGTGCCGACTTGGAACAAAGGATTGTTACAATTGTGGAGAAATGGGTCACCTCAACCAAAACTGCCCAAAGAGAGGAATTACCTGTTACAACTGCCAGCAGACAGGTCATTTTGTAA